A window from Penicillium oxalicum strain HP7-1 chromosome VIII, whole genome shotgun sequence encodes these proteins:
- a CDS encoding Transcription factor vrtR1 gives MENLPVKVNEHRVTTISPHPVPLAPASTKIHPQAHPHPYPGLTAEEFPILSPNNCQACVRKKVKCNRTVPRCASCAKTNLECAYQPRPPRRKRKRSQSGNDIHERLARYERILYDHNLLPAAGGPIIKDSSSSEISAGRTQPQTPHSADTQANHPTGDPVPPDSNPRYIDSVLLLDAGEGDLCELADCDQEESDGDGPNDEEPSPAAALDVLAAQSIAGAILGSTTSLTKLHPSHGHAMKLWHIYVENVEPLCKVLHVPTIAKMVATISKSPGVASKNDECVLFVIYYFAVFSLSNEDCLREFGDARTSLVEKYRTAVTKALVNASWLKTTAMPVLQAFTLFLIALRTQIGSHTFWILTGIAIRMAQRIGLHNDRESQGLSPFLVQMRRRLFWQIVPLDSYAGQTSGTGISVSPETWDTKQPLNIDDDQIFPGMTEVPSEQRGASEMIFCLSRMELSNFYNRTGVKLMDKGGMVQMKNREEIERLIDEVEDRIELKYLRYCDILNPLHLVTTGMTRSAVNAARLRARMPLLMQESTSDEERRKTCILANKVLDTISAMLSNPALQKFRWQIQAFFLWDSLLCLLRCISKVGFYSPPELDSAWKRVFEVYANHETLLLGRRNLFLTIGKITLDAWQLNPSGNASPEPSFITSLRAQREPKGTDRRDGSVSSTEHATDGAFFFDELFGDMNNHGPSMSNAFEGDSSSDWLFWDQMYGGTSLT, from the coding sequence ATGGAAAACCTTCCGGTCAAAGTCAACGAGCATCGAGTGACTACGATTTCTCCCCATCCAGTCCCGCTCGCTCCCGCCTCCACAAAGATACATCCACAAGCCCATCCGCATCCCTACCCCGGTCTTACTGCAGAGGAATTTCCGATTTTATCACCCAACAACTGCCAAGCATGTGTGCGCAAAAAAGTCAAATGCAATCGCACCGTGCCTAGGTGTGCCAGCTGCGCCAAAACCAATCTCGAATGTGCGTATCAGCCGCGACCACCGCGGCGAAAACGAAAGCGCAGCCAGAGCGGCAATGACATCCACGAACGTTTAGCCCGTTACGAGCGCATCCTGTACGACCACAATCTCCTTCCAGCCGCCGGCGGACCTATCATCAAAGATTCAAGCTCTTCCGAGATTTCAGCGGGTCGCACACAGCCGCAGACTCCTCATTCCGCAGATACCCAGGCTAACCATCCCACCGGCGATCCAGTTCCTCCAGATAGCAATCCTCGGTACATTGACAGCGTGCTGCTACTCGACGCGGGCGAGGGCGATCTCTGTGAACTGGCTGATTGCGATCAAGAGGAAAGCGATGGGGATGGGCCCAATGATGAGGAGCCCAGTCCAGCCGCTGCGCTTGATGTCCTCGCCGCACAATCGATTGCCGGCGCAATCCTCGGGAGCACAACGAGTTTGACAAAGTTACATCCGAGCCATGGCCATGCAATGAAGCTCTGGCATATTTATGTAGAGAATGTGGAACCGCTCTGCAAAGTACTCCATGTGCCCACGATTGCCAAAATGGTGGCCACCATCTCCAAGAGCCCGGGGGTCGCGTCCAAGAACGACGAGTGCGTGCTCTTTGTCATCTACTATTTCGCCGTCTTTTCCCTGTCAAACGAGGATTGTCTACGAGAGTTCGGTGATGCAAGGACCAGTCTGGTTGAAAAGTATCGGACTGCTGTGACCAAGGCACTCGTCAACGCATCGTGGCTCAAGACCACAGCCATGCCTGTGTTGCAAGCTTTCACGCTTTTCCTCATTGCTTTACGTACCCAAATTGGGTCACACACATTCTGGATCCTGACAGGAATTGCTATTCGCATGGCTCAACGGATAGGTCTGCACAATGACAGAGAAAGCCAGGGGCTGTCGCCGTTCTTGGTACAGATGCGCCGTCGACTCTTCTGGCAAATAGTCCCCTTAGATAGCTATGCTGGTCAAACTTCGGGCACTGGTATTTCAGTTTCCCCTGAGACATGGGATACCAAGCAACCTTTGAACATCGATGACGACCAGATCTTTCCTGGGATGACCGAGGTGCCTTCTGAGCAGCGAGGGGCGTCTGAGATGATCTTCTGCTTATCCCGCATGGAACTATCAAATTTCTACAATAGGACCGGGGTGAAGCTGATGGACAAGGGAGGGATGGTCCAAATGAAGAACCGCGAGGAAATTGAACGTCTCATCGATGAAGTGGAAGATCGAATTGAGCTGAAATACCTACGGTACTGTGACATTTTGAATCCTTTACACCTCGTCACTACTGGCATGACGAGATCTGCGGTCAATGCCGCTCGATTGCGAGCCCGCATGCCGCTTCTGATGCAGGAAAGCaccagcgacgaggagcgaAGAAAAACTTGCATACTCGCCAACAAAGTTCTGGACACGATTAGTGCCATGTTGAGCAATCCCGCCCTACAGAAGTTTCGATGGCAGATTCAAGCATTCTTTTTGTGGGACTCGTTGCTCTGTTTACTTAGGTGTATTTCCAAGGTTGGGTTTTATTCGCCCCCAGAGCTTGATTCCGCCTGGAAGCGGGTCTTCGAGGTTTATGCAAATCACGAGACATTACTGTTGGGCCGAAGAAATTTGTTCTTGACAATTGGCAAGATCACCCTCGATGCCTGGCAGCTCAATCCGTCGGGCAATGCCAGCCCTGAGCCGTCTTTCATCACCTCACTCCGCGCTCAACGCGAGCCCAAGGGTACTGACCGGCGAGATGGCAGTGTGTCCTCGACAGAACATGCGACGGATGGTGCTTTCTTCTTCGATGAGCTATTTGGCGACATGAATAACCATGGCCCTAGTATGAGTAACGCCTTTGAGGGTGACTCGTCTTCTGATTGGTTGTTCTGGGACCAGATGTATGGTGGGACCAGTCTGACATGA
- a CDS encoding FAD-dependent monooxygenase nscC, whose protein sequence is MPETHASRPVLLIGAGLSGLALGRLLTNNGISNVVFESSLSERKQGFAISLHDWGYSPLLEVLGEVSLQSLTKAAAPDRSIWGSGTELAEAMAKQTSVDRAVEAYYEVAARRCQEAVRRSRSRFYVLHRPISEWRDIAEKRRIKALENRQTELANQY, encoded by the exons ATGCCCGAGACCCATGCTTCACGTCCCGTTCTCCTCATTGGCGCAGGCCTCTCAGGCCTTGCTCTGGGGCGGCTTCTAACGAACAACGGAATTTCAAACGTTGTGTTCGAGTCCTCTCTATCAGAACGGAAGCAAGGGTTTGCAATTTCTCTGCACGATTGGGGCTATTCTCCACTCCTCGAGGTTCTCGGCGAAGTCTCTCTGCAAAGCTTGACCAAGGCGGCTGCCCCAGACCGCTCGATTTGGGGCTCCGG CACGGAGCTGGCAGAAGCCATGGCGAAACAGACTTCTGTAGATCGTGCAGTAGAGGCGTACTATGAAGTGGCAGCACGTCGCTGTCAAGAAGCTGTGCGCCGGTCACGATCACGATTCTACGTGCTGCATCGACCCATATCAGAATGGCGAGACATTGCAGAGAAGCGGCGGATCAAGGCGCTCGAAAACCGTCAGACAGAATTAGCAAACCAGTATTGA
- a CDS encoding Efflux pump vrtL, translated as MSEKQPAVSELSTTVPEDKSDLEAGPKRTDTHKPSTGAEENKDPTLVTWNGHDDPENPKNWPKGLKWKNTCAISLFVFISPVSSSMIAPALEDLAKSLGMSSGIETYLSLSIFILAYAIGPIFFGPASELYGRVRLLQVSNVWYLAWNLGCGFATTKSQLFAFRFLAGIGGSAPLAIGGGAISDMWSAEERGKAMGVYTLGPLLGPVVGPISGGFVAEYSNWRWVFWATSAAAVAVQAVGFIWLKECHSGTLLRKRRDFLVKQTGNEDLHTADKVETLRYKLLHAFERPVRMFTTQPIVFCMALYMAYLFGVAYLLFATFPEIWTAVYHESPGIGGLNSLSIAIGSFAGLFFNLKLVDRIYKSLKVRNNDVGRPEFRMPSLAVGSVISTIGLFWYGWSIGHTHWIMPNLGALIFTMGTISCLQGMQTYIVDSYQTYAASAMAACAVLRSFCGFGFPLFAPYMYKSLEYGWGTSVLAFITMFFGWGSPLFFWRFGPKLREMSKYSSG; from the exons ATGAGCGAAAAACAGCCAGCCGTGTCGGAGCTGTCCACAACAGTCCCTGAAGACAAAAGTGACCTTGAAGCGGGCCCCAAACGCACCGACACTCACAAGCCCTCTACCGGCGCcgaagaaaacaaagatcCGACACTCGTTACGTGGAATGGACACGACGACCCAGAGAATCCCAAGAACTGGCCAAAAGGGTTGAAGTGGAAGAATACTTGTGCAATCTCACTGTTCGTCTTCATATCGCCCGTGTCGTCGTCGATGATCGCGCCCGCCCTGGAAGATCTCGCCAAGTCCTTGGGTATGAGCTCGGGTATTGAAACCTACCTGTCCTTGAGTATTTTCATTCTTGCGTACGCTATTGGCCCAATTTTCTTTGGGCCCGCATCGGAGCTCTACGGTCGAGTCCGGTTACTCCAAGTCAGCAATGTGTGGTATCTCGCATGGAACCTGGGGTGTGGCTTCGCCACGACAAAGTCTCAGCTTTTCGCATTCCGCTTTCTCGCTGGTATTGGAGGTAGTGCACCTTTAGCAATTGGTGGTGGAGCCATCAG TGATATGTGGTCCGCGGAGGAACGTGGGAAGGCTATGGGTGTCTACACTCTCGGACCACTTCTGGGACCTGTTGTCGGACCCATCTCTGGAGGTTTCGTCGCAGAATACTCGAATTGGCGGTGGGTATTTTGGGCCACGTCTGCTGCTGCCGTTGCCGTGCAGGCTGTTGGATTCATTTGGTTAAAAGAGTGTCATTCCGGTACACTGCTGCGAAAGCGGCGCGATTTCCTCGTCAAACAAACTGGAAACGAGGACCTCCATACTGCAGACAAGGTTGAAACTCTGAGGTATAAGCTTCTTCATGCATTTGAGCGACCAGTACGGATGTTCACCACGCAACCTATCGTCTTTTGTATGGCACTCTACATGGCCTATCTCTTCGGTGTGGCATACCTTCTGTTTGCCACCTTCCCCGAGATATGGACGGCTGTCTACCATGAGAGCCCTGGCATTGGTGGTCTCAACTCTCTGTCCATTGCCATCGGGTCTTTCGCTGGGCTGTTCTTCAATCTGAAGCTCGTTGACCGCATCTACAAGAGTCTGAAAGTTCGAAACAATGATGTCGGTAGACCCGAGTTTCGAATGCCGTCGCTAGCCGTGGGCTCTGTCATCAGCACGATTGGGCTTTTCTGGTATGGTTGGAGCATTGGACACACTCATTGGATCATGCCCAACCTTGGTGCACTGATCTTCACAATGGGTACAATTTCTTGTCTTCAAGGGATGCAGACGTACATTGTCGACAGCTACCAGACCTATGCCGCCAGTGCCATGGCGGCATGTGCTGTTCTACGAAGCTTTTGTGGGTTCGGCTTTCCACTGTTTGCACCGTACATGTACAAGAGCCTTGAATATGGATGGGGCACTAGCGTGCTTGCGTTTATCACCATGTTCTTCGGCTGGGGCTCCCCACTGTTCTTTTGGCGGTTCGGCCCCAAACTGCGCGAGATGTCCAAATATTCCTCTGGATGA